The nucleotide sequence aacagAAAATGCCCAGGTTCGTGACGCATAGACAATGCGGCTGGCTTTATCTAAATACTCACGAGAAACTATTGACGAAGGTACAATTGCAAATATTGTTAATGTAATTcggtttaatttaatttcataaGATGTAAAGAGAAAAAGATTCTAATATGGGAAAGACGTCTCAAAGCTTTATTTACATACGAACCAACTACAAGAACTCGATCGACACGAGTATTTATTATGATCAGCTGCTTGTATTGACCAAATATTTCAGAATTCCAACGCTACTGTCAGTTGCTTGTCGAGCAGTTTCTAAACTAGTAGCTGCTGTTAGGAAATTTTACATAACTTGTAATATCATTcgaaaagaagaagatgacaaatgtacttttttattacttaactagtttttttttctttttatggtTACAGGATTAGTCAAGTACGTCAGCAATGTCTGATGAACCTCAACCCACGACTCGCGATGGTCTAGAATGGAATGATGAAGATTACGAAGCTATTATCAGAACCATTGTAGACAATGATCTTGATCCTTTAGATATCGCAGCATTAAGCCTGGATGAAATTAATGCATTTAGCACAAAAGAGTATAAGCGCCATGACAAGGGCTGCCGTAGATTTTGGGAGTCTTTGAAGCATTTCATCAAGATTCATCACGTCGAAATTCTGAAGGATTTTCAGCGTacgtaataattttattattttacattaatCGGGCAATGTTACATtctgtatataaataaattatatttgtcAGGTTTGAAGCGAGgtgaaaatattattgcaCCGAAGCGGCGAGTGTTGATAGATCAACTGGTTCAAGCCATTGATTCCTGTACGCAAGGGCGCGATGAAATTCAgcaatttattgaaaattttgaatttgaattatCTCCATCATTACAGGAAGTTATTTATGACTCTTTAAAAGGgaatatgaaatttaaaacaatgaaaaatcttCTTATCAGTCAACGACTGCAAATTATACAAGGCCTCGGTTTGATGAGCGAAATGCGCTTCGCCGGTGTTAAAACGAAAGCAAATGACGAACTGACTCGTAAATACTTCACATTTGTTtactatatataaaatgaatataaattaatgCAGTACACATATATTATTACGTACAGTTATACTAATCCTTATTCTGCAGCGCCTAAAGCTAACGAGACATCAATGAACAAAAGCTCGCAAGTTATCTCTTCAAAAGTTGATTCAGAAATCATCagatcaaaaattttaaatggtTCCGAGAATGGACTTGAAAAGATGCCTGTCCGAGGCAAAGGAATGGGTATCAGGACAACCAAAAACTTTGCAATAAACGAATACATTGTGGAGTACACCGGTGAACTAATTAGCAAAGCTGTGGGCTATAAGCGAATGTCGAAATACGCAAAAGACGAATCTTTTGGGAACTTTCTTCTTAGCTTCAGGTTGATGGACAAGAAGTGGTTGTGAGTATACTGCTATTTATTTTCGACCATTTTACAATTTTGAACATGAGTTTTTATAAacttcaataaaattaaatcttatAGTATCGATGCAACTAAAGATGACGGGCGTCTAGGGCGTTGGGTTAACCATTCAACGAAAAATAGTAATGCAAAAGTCAAAGTGATGGTGATCGATACCAAACCTCGCGTATTTCTCATGGCATCAAGAGAAATATCAACTGGGGAAGAGATCTTGTATGACTATGGGGAAAGAGATCCGGACACTATCAAGAATAATCCTTGGCTGTTAGACTGACGCGTCATCCACCCCCTACTAGTTTGCAATAGCCTAAAGCAGAGGACATTGGCAATGACTAATTTTATTGAGTTGACTCTTTAGAatttaaattagaaaaatgtaaaacacTATTGTGCTCAAATGTttgttttgttattattaacaaaaaaatagttagCTTTAAAACTATCGTTATTTTGACACATTTTCCGcccgaaaataaaattaaactgCATGCAATAAAGTATGATTCTTATGATTTCACAtcgaaaattttgtattttccaAATTTATCGAGACTAGAAACAAAATTTACGAGGTTTACTATCTGAAGACACGACTGCAGCCTCGTTATACCCATCAGCTACAGCCCTCGAGATTAGCCGTTCTAGACAGCAACGTCCAGGTGTATTTCTCACCTTTTATCGGAATTCATACGTTCTTCTCAAGATCTACCGTATTGCGGGTGACATTTTTACTTCACTCTTTTTACAAAGTActaaattcaaataatttaaataattaaaaatgtaaactaTTACAACTACAAGCGACCCACAAAAAGCTTGGCATAGAAGTAACAGGTGGAATCTGATCAACGTCGCTATTACCACACGCAAGTGCGTCCGTATATTGTCCACTTACCTATCGAAATACCCCATAAAGCACGACAAAGTACGCACTCTCTGTCCCGATAAAAGTCCGAATTTCGTCGGTCACCCGACACCGACCGTGAAACCGATCTCctcaattaatttaattagccAGGCATTAAAAAGCAACAAAACAAACGACtcgaagataaaaaaaacaaccAACATCCTACAGTCTCGAAAAATCCTCCTCCG is from Nasonia vitripennis strain AsymCx chromosome 1, Nvit_psr_1.1, whole genome shotgun sequence and encodes:
- the LOC100677939 gene encoding histone-lysine N-methyltransferase set-1-like: MSDEPQPTTRDGLEWNDEDYEAIIRTIVDNDLDPLDIAALSLDEINAFSTKEYKRHDKGCRRFWESLKHFIKIHHVEILKDFQRLKRGENIIAPKRRVLIDQLVQAIDSCTQGRDEIQQFIENFEFELSPSLQEVIYDSLKGNMKFKTMKNLLISQRLQIIQGLGLMSEMRFAGVKTKANDELTPPKANETSMNKSSQVISSKVDSEIIRSKILNGSENGLEKMPVRGKGMGIRTTKNFAINEYIVEYTGELISKAVGYKRMSKYAKDESFGNFLLSFRLMDKKWFIDATKDDGRLGRWVNHSTKNSNAKVKVMVIDTKPRVFLMASREISTGEEILYDYGERDPDTIKNNPWLLD